A genomic region of Silurus meridionalis isolate SWU-2019-XX chromosome 7, ASM1480568v1, whole genome shotgun sequence contains the following coding sequences:
- the LOC124389090 gene encoding uncharacterized protein LOC124389090, producing MLKNNSYVNGNGSSKEHNNGLEPSSSGISEGNTSDLSSYSSTTSSSDSDHPVQPRVKMSFIVANGEVTQCNRTLSSASTSSSHSSPFTAGHQHFHPSSSTSKCQRSKQVNGTSSYCTATFLVPYDEKSSHESGLESKFSDSSTFKPHGVAKTAIENGGMHSPLSHNSSSPSPCRNPTDSQRSNSLSESYTGANGSGHRHVNGHHKVNGFKHSDKTSDSPASASSITDSDSQRVSNCPRSEGLLSPSISTERPKPLTNPLVQRVSNPAPTLGTDIQALSKPAEVMPKTQLTLTEASSKEKATKESAVSNHNLTQQKNDKPPSQRSPKMANICKQTNGKDNMKMCQSGKPSSLKRKRSAERQEHYRYLTTNQDKDGEKKSSRNYKEHYGDSHQSEKEYYPPRKHFRNSSRDKEAAQYWDNLISTFHHLHHPKYSVRIVVIFDIYSYLFMILS from the exons ATGCTAAAG AATAATTCATATGTGAATGGCAACGGCTCCTCGAAGGAACATAACAATGGCTTAGAGCCCAGCAGCAGTGGCATTAGTGAAGGGAACACCTCCGATTTGTCTTCCTATTCCTCCACAACTTCATCCTCCGATTCTGATCATCCCGTCCAACCCAGGGTCAAAATGAGCTTTATTGTTGCCAATGGAGAGGTGACACAGTGCAACCGGACCTTATCGTCTGCATCAACCTCCAGCAGTCATTCGTCTCCATTCACAGCTGGTCATCAGCATTTTCACCCTTCATCTTCTACCTCAAAATGCCAGCGCTCCAAGCAGGTCAATGGCACATCCTCATACTGCACTGCTACTTTCCTGGTTCCTTATGATGAGAAATCATCTCATGAGTCTGGCCTGGAGAGCAAATTCTCGGACAGCAGCACGTTTAAGCCTCATGGTGTTGCCAAGACAGCCATTGAGAACGGTGGCATGCACAGCCCTCTTTCTCATAATTCAAGCTCACCTTCACCCTGCAGAAATCCAACAGACTCTCAGAGATCCAACAGCCTCTCAGAGTCTTACACAGGTGCAAATGGTTCAGGACACAGGCATGTAAATGGCCATCACAAAGTCAACGGCTTCAAACATTCTGACAAG acTTCAGACAGTCCTGCCTCTGCTTCTTCCATAACTGACTCTGATTCGCAGCGTGTGTCAAA CTGTCCCAGATCAGAGGGCCTTCTTTCCCCATCAATCAGTACGGAAAGGCCTAAACCACTCACCAACCCTCTTGTTCAGCGTGTCTCGAACCCAGCACCCACACTGGGCACAGACATCCAGGCATTGTCTAAGCCAGCAGAGGTGATGCCTAAAACACAGTTGACCTTAACAGAGGCGTCAAGTAAAGAGAAGGCCACAAAAGAGTCTGCTGTGAGCAATCACAATCTCACCCAGCAGAAGAATGATAAACCTCCATCACAGAGAAGTCCCAAGATGGCAAATatctgtaaacaaacaaatggcaAAGACAACATGAAAATGTGTCAGTCTGGCAAACCCAGTTCTTTGAAACGGAAAAGATCGGCTGAGCGCCAAGAGCATTACCGATATTTGACTACCAATCAGGACaaggatggagaaaaaaagagcagtcGAAACTACAAAGAGCATTATGGAGACAGCCATCAGTCAGAAAAAGAGTATTACCCACCTAGGAAACACTTCCGCAATTCCTCCAGAGATAAAGAGGCAGCTCAGTACTGGGACAATCTAATCTCTACAttccaccatctccaccatcCCAAGTATAGTGTAAGAATTGTtgttatatttgatatatatagtTATCTATTCATGATCTTATCTTAA